A DNA window from Mauremys reevesii isolate NIE-2019 linkage group 17, ASM1616193v1, whole genome shotgun sequence contains the following coding sequences:
- the LOC120385144 gene encoding maestro heat-like repeat family member 5 isoform X2 — protein MIASRNYYSQGVGVIARAMIEFENPQLPAAFREAVSIVQSEKEEEQRNIAMTFCTEFLQSASIATTVTKSDLRAQFME, from the exons ATGATAGCCTCCCGCAATTACTACTCGCAGGGTGTTGGCGTGATTGCAAG agccatgatcgagtttgagaaccctcagctccctgcagctttcAGAGAGGCCGTCAGCATTGTCCAgagtgagaaggaggaggagcagagaaatatcgccatgactttctgcactgag TTTCTTCAGAGTGCTTCTATTGCCACGACAGTGACAAAATCAGACCTCCGGGCGCAGTTCATGGAGTAG
- the LOC120385144 gene encoding uncharacterized protein LOC120385144 isoform X1 encodes MNHRLPPPPPRSDVLHRTEGWLDSLEWPCSKAALAEKTAELTESCPRTLGPALSSPAPWTARETSRTRSSCLAPPAPVLLSPETLPLPWPGSPPPTEQPAVMGKGTHGHTETPWARMGIESGPFTITGTSLPGSHSGSHGRLCLQTPPLHSHCQTLACGDNEGAGELLGENPRAAQSGVNIESTSVEAVKTLFSMPGDWKEFAGIQLQQS; translated from the exons ATGAACCAtcgtctcccccctccccccccccgctccgatGTGCTTCACCGCACAGAAGGGTGGCTGGACAGCCTGGAATGGCCCTGCTCCAAAGCGGCCCTGGCGGAGAAGACAGCA GAACTAACTGAGAGCTGCCCCAGGACTCTGGGCCCAGCTCTGTCCTCTCCAGCTCCATGGACCGCACGTGAAACCTCCCGTACCAGAAGCTCCTGCCTGGCTCCCCCAGCTCCGGTGCTGCTCAGTCCAGAGACGCTGCCTCTTCCATGGCCAGGTTCTCCTCCACCTACTGAACAGCCTGCGGTGATGGGTAAGGGAACCCATGGCCACACGGAGACACCATGGGCACGGATGGGGATTGAATCTGGGCCCTTCACCATCACGGGCACAAGCCTGCCAGGCTCCCATTCAGGTAGCCATGGAAGGCTCTGCCTGCAGACACCCCCTCTCCATTCCCACTGCCAGACTCTTGCCTGCGGTGACAACGAAGGAGCAGGAGAACTCCTGGGGGAGAACCCCCGGGCTGCACAGTCGGGTGTCAATATTGAAAG CACATCGGTGGAGGCTGTGAAGACTCTTTTTTCCATGCCTGGAGACTGGAAGGAATTTGCTGGCATCCAGTTACAGCAGAGTTGA
- the LOC120384987 gene encoding uncharacterized protein LOC120384987 — protein sequence MEACSDFSQQEQALPEKPQRRKCSWSILSGMKRLCVCNQSDTSMADRDEERTISSQRRWRHLSRKKIAAENQVESEEVKLQEDTGKVELDPTDPRGAASLSPAPSPADESREGLTTPTLERFQAAEEELRTIVSLRRQDGESWRRRGTYLNLAGQRLSSQSQKSSTEGHGLAGSFPPQDVVLSCVAHTLSSDRWLFSEQVQFGCLLEVSRFLAL from the exons ATGGAGGCATGCTCTGACTTTAGCCAGCAAGAACAGGCCTTGCCAGAGAAGCCCCAGAGAAGGAAATGTTCATGGTCCATCCTGTCAGGCATGAAGAGACTCTGTGTCTGTAACCAATCTGACACCTCGATGGCAGACAGGGATGAGGAGAGAACAATTTCCTCACAAAGAAGGTGGAGGCACTTGTCCCGGAAGAAGatagcagctgagaaccaggtggaGTCAGAGGAGGTGAAGCTGCAGGAGGATACAGGGAAAGTTGAACTGGATCCTACAG ACCCCCGGGGAGCAGcttccctcagcccagctccaagccctgctGATGAGAGCCGTGAAGGTCTGACGACACCCACCCTGGAGCGATTTCAAGCCgccgaggaagagctgaggacCATCGTGTCTCTACGGAGACAAGATGGAGAGA GTTGGAGACGTCGTGGGACGTATCTTAATCTGGCTGGACAACGTCTGTCATCCCAGAGCCAGAAAAGCAGCACTGAGGGCCACGGCCTTGCTGGCTCGTTCCCACCCCAGGACGTGGTTCTGAGCTGTGTGGCACACACGCTGTCCTCGGACAG GTGGCTCTTTAGTGAGCAGGTGCAGTTCGGGTGTCTCTTGGAAGTATCCAGGTTTCTGGCTCTCTAA
- the LOC120385199 gene encoding maestro heat-like repeat family member 5 has protein sequence MIHCLLPLLLHLEDRDESVTLRCKLTLFRCAVFLRWAHLKTLFRSMAWDGSTQLRKCAWKCLMQNNKSHIPKFLFHALEYLESSQTTIRHSAALFIGKQSDFT, from the exons ATGATCCACTGCTTGCTCCCGCTCCTGCTGCACCTTGAAGACCGGGATGAGAGTGTGACACTG AGATGCAAACTGACGCTCTTCCGCTGCGCAGTGTTTCTCAGGTGGGCTCATTTGAAGACGCTGTTCCGCAGCATGGCCTGggatggctccacacagctccggaAGTGTGCCTGGAAGTGCTTG atgcagaacaacaagagccacatccccaaattcctgttccacgccttagaatacctggaaagctcacagacaacaatcagacattctgcagccctgttcaTTGGTAAGCAGAGCGACTTCACTTGA